Proteins co-encoded in one Flavivirga eckloniae genomic window:
- a CDS encoding right-handed parallel beta-helix repeat-containing protein translates to MNKPTLLSLLFLITFLMVNCGSDDSDPIDDKQEQEVTIDPNAFYVDKDHTEASDENDGRYVEDGGTGPWKTIQKMLNTLEAGQVGYVKEASTPYIPETITSAFDAVAFFVKRSGTENNPIIIAGYPGERPRIGYNNREEALQHDYHSGFATDHNTSYVTIRNFEISYLTASGVFMNPDVGLTNHNIVLEQLYIHHLYGPDNTGGVRLDGCNNCVVRNSIIHDIYSIKPGQNPFSSEPYLLHSGIHGYQPSNCIIENNKIYNVARAIFQKQAHEGHEKSHVVRNNIIFNANNTALALEIQGAGAAAPRNAEFYNNLVYDCNSAVNVPLQDVGEQGDGLKIYNNTIINTRSIAYTEEMINVEVFNNILSGMRPSWSNNTNPSIVFSTAETVGKYPFVNGISYFDNNLYYNIDENWTLERHGTNRVDLNSLEDWQNTTEPDFGLPNKPDQLSVINDPLFTDAPSRDYTLQSGSPALQGGRGGNYPTVLGAFRADEQIGPDWDVQ, encoded by the coding sequence ATGAATAAACCTACACTATTATCTCTTTTGTTTTTAATAACGTTTCTAATGGTCAATTGTGGATCGGATGATTCAGACCCCATTGATGATAAACAGGAACAGGAGGTAACGATCGATCCTAATGCATTTTACGTAGATAAGGATCACACAGAGGCAAGCGACGAGAATGATGGTCGTTATGTTGAAGATGGCGGTACAGGCCCATGGAAGACCATTCAAAAAATGCTTAATACGCTTGAAGCTGGACAAGTGGGTTATGTTAAGGAAGCATCAACACCATACATACCCGAAACAATTACTAGCGCTTTTGATGCTGTAGCATTCTTTGTTAAAAGAAGTGGTACAGAAAACAATCCTATAATCATAGCGGGATATCCGGGAGAACGCCCAAGAATAGGCTACAATAATCGCGAGGAAGCCTTGCAACATGACTACCATTCCGGTTTTGCCACCGACCATAATACCAGCTATGTTACCATTCGTAATTTTGAAATTTCGTATTTAACAGCTTCAGGAGTTTTTATGAATCCAGATGTTGGTCTTACCAACCACAATATTGTGCTTGAACAATTATATATACATCATCTTTATGGTCCAGACAATACTGGGGGTGTAAGACTTGATGGTTGCAATAATTGTGTAGTAAGAAATAGTATTATCCATGACATTTATTCTATTAAACCAGGGCAAAACCCTTTTTCCAGTGAGCCGTATTTATTGCATTCGGGAATTCATGGTTATCAGCCTTCCAACTGTATCATTGAAAATAATAAGATTTATAATGTAGCGCGCGCCATATTTCAAAAGCAAGCCCATGAAGGTCATGAAAAATCTCATGTTGTGAGGAATAATATTATTTTCAATGCTAATAATACTGCGCTGGCATTAGAAATACAGGGTGCAGGAGCAGCGGCACCGAGAAATGCCGAGTTTTATAATAACCTTGTGTACGATTGTAATTCGGCAGTAAATGTACCATTACAAGACGTTGGTGAACAAGGGGACGGTCTAAAGATTTATAACAATACTATTATTAATACACGAAGTATTGCTTATACCGAAGAGATGATAAACGTAGAGGTTTTTAACAATATTTTAAGCGGTATGCGACCATCTTGGTCTAATAATACTAATCCAAGTATCGTTTTTTCAACAGCAGAAACTGTTGGTAAATATCCCTTTGTGAATGGCATAAGCTATTTTGACAACAACCTTTATTATAACATAGATGAAAACTGGACATTAGAAAGGCATGGTACTAACAGAGTAGATCTGAATTCACTGGAGGATTGGCAAAACACAACCGAGCCGGATTTTGGATTACCAAACAAGCCAGATCAATTATCGGTTATTAACGATCCGTTGTTTACTGATGCACCATCAAGAGATTATACTTTACAAAGCGGTAGCCCGGCGCTTCAAGGAGGTCGAGGAGGAAATTACCCAACGGTATTAGGAGCTTTTAGAGCTGATGAGCAAATAGGTCCAGATTGGGATGTGCAATAA
- a CDS encoding 3-keto-disaccharide hydrolase, translating into MSNSINIQGNRWIVSIFIISICFSCTNKTQQKQDDKDIVEWTYLIDEELSEWDKYLSFKHQVGYDGSHPIDSLGNKIAPIGLNVPGYDVFTTIIENNEPIIKVSGEYYGCLATKKEYENYHFQLKFRWGDKKWTPRKNRLKDSGILYHSIGAFGAEYWRSWMLSQEFQIMEAHTGDFWNQATSAIDIRAYREPGLNPMAHESQDYSSFGKGGEAGSYCLRSNNYEKKPGEWNTLDLICFKGNSLHIVNGEVVMVLKNSRYVNENGEVVPLNKGKIQLQSEAAELFFKDIKIRSIEEMKDIPIWIFDGAVDKWNPS; encoded by the coding sequence ATGTCAAATAGTATTAACATTCAGGGAAACAGATGGATCGTTTCAATTTTTATCATATCGATCTGCTTTTCTTGCACCAATAAAACACAGCAAAAACAAGATGATAAAGATATAGTTGAATGGACATATTTGATTGACGAGGAACTTTCTGAATGGGACAAATATTTAAGTTTTAAGCATCAAGTAGGCTACGATGGTAGTCATCCCATTGATTCTCTTGGAAATAAAATAGCACCCATAGGACTAAATGTTCCAGGTTACGACGTTTTCACAACTATCATAGAAAATAATGAGCCTATTATAAAAGTAAGTGGTGAATATTATGGTTGTTTAGCCACTAAAAAAGAATATGAAAATTATCATTTTCAATTAAAATTTAGATGGGGAGATAAGAAATGGACTCCCAGAAAAAATCGTTTAAAAGACTCTGGTATTTTGTACCATTCAATTGGTGCTTTTGGAGCTGAATATTGGCGATCATGGATGCTATCACAAGAATTTCAAATTATGGAAGCACATACAGGAGATTTTTGGAATCAAGCGACTTCTGCAATCGATATTCGTGCTTATAGAGAACCAGGGTTAAATCCAATGGCACATGAAAGTCAAGATTATTCGAGTTTTGGTAAGGGAGGAGAAGCGGGAAGTTACTGTCTTAGAAGTAATAATTATGAAAAGAAACCAGGAGAATGGAATACTCTAGATCTAATTTGCTTTAAAGGGAATAGTTTACATATCGTAAATGGTGAGGTCGTTATGGTATTGAAAAACTCAAGATATGTGAATGAAAATGGAGAGGTCGTTCCGTTAAATAAAGGTAAGATTCAATTACAGAGTGAAGCTGCCGAATTGTTTTTTAAAGACATCAAGATCAGATCAATTGAAGAAATGAAAGATATTCCTATTTGGATCTTTGATGGAGCTGTAGATAAATGGAACCCTAGTTAA
- a CDS encoding GntP family permease, producing the protein MIDFTLISAVLIGIGVLLFLILVLRIQAFIALLIASIVVGIMSGMDPASIISTIQQGMGSTLGFVATVVGLGAMFGAILEHSGGAEALANYLLAKFGEKNASWALMITGFFIAIPVFFDVAFIILVPLIYSLQRKTKKSLLLYGIPLLAGLAITHSFIPPTPGPVAVADILKADLGWVILFGFIVGIPTAIVCGPLFGKYISKKIFIEAPTLSKTTVKNSNFPPVGLVISIIAIPILLIVSNTLINSPLFAEDTIPIKVKAWLEMIGHPFSALIIANLLAWYLLGIDRRFSEETLLKITTKSMEPAGIIILLTGAGGVFKQVLVNTGTGEMLANYFANEGVSIMLFAFLASATVRILQGSATVAMITAAGITAPLLAVNITDIDKALLVIAIASGASILSHVNDSGFWLVGKYLGLDEKQTFKSWTVMTSLLAVTGFLTVSLLSLFF; encoded by the coding sequence ATGATAGACTTTACGCTTATTTCGGCAGTACTTATTGGTATAGGAGTTTTATTGTTTTTAATCTTAGTACTACGTATTCAGGCTTTCATTGCTTTGTTGATAGCTAGTATCGTTGTTGGCATTATGTCAGGTATGGATCCTGCGTCTATTATTTCAACAATACAACAAGGTATGGGAAGTACATTAGGATTTGTTGCAACTGTTGTTGGGTTGGGTGCTATGTTTGGTGCTATTCTTGAGCATTCTGGAGGCGCAGAGGCATTAGCCAATTACTTACTCGCAAAATTCGGAGAGAAGAATGCTTCCTGGGCATTAATGATCACTGGGTTTTTTATAGCCATACCCGTTTTTTTTGATGTGGCCTTTATTATTTTAGTACCTCTGATATATTCCCTTCAAAGAAAAACAAAAAAATCGCTGTTACTCTATGGTATTCCATTGTTAGCTGGTTTGGCAATTACACATTCCTTCATTCCTCCAACACCTGGACCTGTAGCAGTTGCAGACATTTTAAAAGCTGACCTAGGTTGGGTTATTTTGTTTGGTTTTATCGTTGGAATCCCAACCGCGATTGTATGTGGCCCTCTATTTGGAAAATATATTTCAAAAAAAATATTTATAGAAGCTCCAACACTTAGTAAAACCACTGTAAAAAACTCGAATTTTCCTCCTGTTGGGCTTGTTATTTCAATTATCGCAATCCCAATTTTACTTATTGTTAGTAATACTTTAATCAATAGTCCATTATTTGCTGAAGACACAATTCCCATAAAAGTAAAAGCTTGGCTTGAAATGATCGGACATCCTTTTTCAGCATTAATTATAGCCAATCTCTTAGCATGGTATTTATTAGGCATTGACAGAAGATTTTCTGAAGAAACCCTATTAAAGATCACTACCAAATCAATGGAACCTGCAGGAATTATTATTTTACTAACAGGAGCAGGTGGTGTTTTTAAACAAGTATTAGTAAATACAGGAACAGGAGAGATGTTGGCAAATTATTTTGCAAATGAAGGTGTTAGTATCATGTTGTTTGCCTTTTTAGCTTCAGCAACAGTAAGGATTTTACAAGGATCTGCAACGGTTGCCATGATAACAGCTGCAGGAATTACAGCCCCTCTTTTAGCAGTAAACATTACTGATATAGACAAAGCCTTATTAGTTATAGCAATAGCTTCTGGAGCCTCTATACTATCTCATGTAAACGATAGCGGTTTTTGGTTAGTCGGTAAATATTTAGGACTTGATGAAAAACAAACGTTTAAAAGCTGGACGGTAATGACCTCTTTATTGGCAGTAACAGGTTTTCTAACAGTTTCGCTATTATCATTGTTTTTTTAA
- the gndA gene encoding NADP-dependent phosphogluconate dehydrogenase, whose product MHRSEFGVIGLGVMGKSISLNIAEHSFKISVYNRISEGEETIVSDFLNEHENFNAIQGFTDLKMFASSLERPRKILIMIKAGAAIDTVIQQLLPVLEDGDIIIDGGNSHYKDTQNRTNYLKSKNINFVGCGISGGEEGARKGPSIMPGGDLEAYRQIAPILEKIAAKDSWGNPCCTYIGSDGAGHFIKMVHNGIEYAEMQLIAETYALLSYSLNNEEIASIFNNWNQGDASGYLLEITSKILQTKEDGKYLIDLILDKAQNKGTGSWSSATALSLGIPNTMISSAVFDRYLSSFKDERVKLSKKITREHKNESVDVTQLKKAYQFARIVNHQQGFLLIKEASSTYNWNLNLSEIARIWTNGCIIRSSLMENSITILKNSNDYFNDENSFSYLKSNEDAMVEVLQFGLQQRISLNTISAAYNYWVSMTTEKLPAHIIQAQRDFFGAHTYQRIDASDSEYFHTKWEEL is encoded by the coding sequence ATGCATAGATCTGAGTTTGGTGTTATCGGTTTAGGTGTTATGGGTAAAAGCATTAGTTTAAATATCGCAGAACATAGTTTTAAGATCTCTGTTTACAATAGGATTTCAGAAGGCGAAGAAACTATAGTTTCAGACTTTTTAAATGAGCATGAAAATTTCAATGCAATTCAAGGTTTTACAGATTTAAAAATGTTTGCGAGTTCTTTGGAAAGGCCTCGTAAAATTTTAATCATGATAAAAGCAGGAGCAGCAATCGATACGGTAATACAACAATTGCTTCCAGTTTTAGAAGATGGTGATATTATTATTGATGGAGGAAACTCGCATTATAAAGACACCCAAAATAGAACCAATTACTTAAAAAGTAAAAATATAAATTTTGTGGGTTGTGGTATCTCTGGAGGTGAAGAAGGAGCACGTAAAGGGCCATCAATTATGCCTGGAGGAGATTTGGAGGCTTATAGACAGATAGCTCCGATATTAGAAAAAATAGCAGCCAAAGACAGTTGGGGAAACCCATGTTGTACTTATATAGGAAGTGATGGAGCAGGACATTTTATTAAAATGGTTCATAATGGAATTGAATATGCAGAAATGCAATTGATAGCAGAAACCTATGCTTTACTATCCTATTCTTTAAATAATGAAGAGATCGCATCAATTTTTAATAACTGGAATCAAGGAGATGCGTCTGGTTATTTATTAGAAATCACCTCTAAAATTTTACAAACAAAAGAAGATGGAAAGTATTTAATAGATCTTATTTTAGATAAAGCACAAAATAAAGGAACAGGCTCTTGGTCAAGTGCAACAGCTTTGAGTTTAGGAATTCCAAATACAATGATTTCTTCGGCAGTTTTTGATAGGTATCTTTCTTCTTTTAAAGATGAAAGGGTAAAGCTGTCTAAAAAAATAACTCGCGAACATAAAAATGAGTCAGTAGATGTTACACAACTTAAAAAAGCATATCAGTTTGCAAGAATAGTTAATCATCAACAAGGTTTTTTACTAATAAAAGAAGCATCAAGTACTTATAACTGGAACTTAAATCTTTCTGAAATAGCCAGAATATGGACAAATGGTTGCATCATTCGGTCTAGCCTTATGGAGAATTCTATAACTATATTGAAAAACAGTAATGACTATTTTAATGACGAGAATTCATTTAGTTATTTAAAGTCTAATGAAGACGCCATGGTTGAGGTTTTGCAATTTGGATTACAGCAAAGAATTTCATTAAACACAATAAGCGCAGCATATAATTATTGGGTTTCAATGACAACCGAAAAATTACCAGCTCATATTATTCAAGCCCAAAGAGATTTTTTTGGAGCACATACCTATCAAAGAATAGATGCGAGCGATTCTGAATATTTTCATACTAAATGGGAGGAGTTATGA
- a CDS encoding gluconokinase: MPQIIIIMGVSGCGKTTVGKKLSEELSIPFFDGDDFHPKENIDKMNNNIGLTDADRLPWLEILSSKIEDWSTSTGAILACSALKESYRDILKNKNENIIWVLLNGEFDLVLNRIENRKNHFMKPDLLQSQFDTLEIPSYGLHINIDKGVKDIVKEITNKINEHA; the protein is encoded by the coding sequence ATGCCACAAATTATAATCATAATGGGAGTAAGTGGTTGTGGTAAAACAACCGTAGGGAAAAAGTTATCTGAAGAATTATCAATTCCCTTTTTCGATGGCGATGATTTTCATCCAAAAGAGAATATAGATAAGATGAATAATAATATAGGGCTTACGGATGCAGATAGATTGCCCTGGTTAGAGATACTATCAAGTAAAATTGAAGATTGGAGTACTTCTACAGGAGCTATTTTAGCTTGTTCAGCATTAAAAGAATCGTATAGAGACATACTAAAGAACAAGAACGAAAATATAATTTGGGTTTTGCTAAATGGAGAATTTGATCTGGTATTAAACCGAATTGAGAACAGAAAAAATCATTTTATGAAACCTGATTTATTACAATCACAGTTTGATACATTAGAAATTCCTTCTTATGGATTACATATAAACATTGATAAAGGAGTTAAAGATATTGTAAAGGAAATAACGAACAAAATAAACGAACATGCATAG